From a single Bacillus gobiensis genomic region:
- a CDS encoding tail assembly chaperone: MAFLTIGDNQYEAKATFKFEMIADKKYGGENELTGLESIYQKLMSYKPSGLLAFWDCATAHYSKKEQPSVDLITEALEEIMEHEDGADERLFKEAFKALDSSGFFKLQLKEYWKNIDMIEKMADENDEKEIKQAKAAKEMYTERRKELLE, translated from the coding sequence ATGGCATTTTTAACAATTGGAGATAATCAATATGAGGCGAAAGCAACATTTAAATTTGAAATGATCGCTGATAAAAAGTATGGCGGTGAAAATGAATTAACAGGCTTAGAAAGCATCTATCAAAAGCTTATGAGCTATAAACCTAGCGGCCTGCTAGCCTTCTGGGATTGTGCAACGGCTCATTACAGCAAAAAAGAGCAACCAAGCGTTGATCTCATAACAGAAGCTTTAGAAGAGATCATGGAACATGAGGATGGAGCGGATGAACGGCTATTCAAAGAAGCTTTCAAGGCGTTGGATAGTTCGGGTTTTTTCAAACTCCAGTTGAAAGAGTACTGGAAGAACATCGATATGATCGAGAAAATGGCGGACGAAAACGACGAGAAAGAGATCAAGCAAGCGAAAGCAGCCAAGGAAATGTACACAGAAAGAAGAAAAGAGCTACTCGAATAA
- a CDS encoding phage major tail protein, TP901-1 family, whose protein sequence is MPQRGKDIIYLVQPINATVGSDALLPAFQTEGTWNREKELIDEQTKSGRAVAPGSKSENIDLTLFFENGDAGQNAIDDSYDNDQDIKVWRVNTKLNANGKHEARFSYAVIESIEMSEPTDGFVEMSTTLQIQNVSQKGEIDPLPSEVLEMAQYDFETPDETGKPTTP, encoded by the coding sequence ATGCCACAAAGAGGGAAAGATATTATTTATCTTGTTCAGCCCATCAATGCAACGGTTGGTTCTGATGCTTTATTGCCAGCTTTTCAGACAGAAGGCACATGGAACCGAGAAAAAGAATTGATCGATGAGCAAACGAAGTCAGGACGAGCCGTTGCACCCGGTAGTAAGAGTGAAAACATTGATTTAACATTATTCTTCGAAAATGGAGATGCTGGACAAAATGCCATCGATGATTCTTATGACAATGATCAAGATATCAAGGTATGGCGTGTTAATACAAAGCTTAATGCAAACGGAAAACATGAGGCTAGATTCAGTTATGCGGTAATTGAAAGTATTGAAATGAGCGAACCGACAGATGGTTTTGTAGAGATGTCTACTACCTTACAAATTCAAAATGTATCACAAAAAGGGGAAATTGATCCTCTTCCTTCAGAAGTACTCGAAATGGCTCAATACGACTTTGAAACACCGGACGAGACAGGAAAACCAACCACACCTTAA
- a CDS encoding DUF3168 domain-containing protein yields the protein MRTALFELQKALFQRLSNDAALSSKVGNRIYDAVPENTPFPYLSIGEPTMRVFDTKSSFGENIVLSIHCWSAYQGKKEAFEILNLILESLSGPPLQIGGGFKLQDFRREQMNVIIDIDGKTKHGILELRFYINN from the coding sequence ATGAGAACAGCCTTATTTGAGCTTCAGAAAGCTTTATTTCAGCGACTTTCGAATGATGCTGCCTTGTCGTCTAAGGTTGGCAACCGTATTTATGACGCTGTCCCGGAAAATACTCCATTTCCCTATTTATCAATAGGCGAACCAACGATGAGAGTCTTTGATACAAAGTCATCATTCGGAGAAAATATCGTCCTGTCAATCCATTGTTGGAGTGCTTATCAGGGGAAAAAGGAAGCTTTCGAAATACTTAATTTAATACTTGAATCACTTAGCGGACCGCCTCTTCAAATTGGGGGCGGTTTTAAATTGCAAGATTTCAGGCGTGAGCAAATGAACGTGATTATCGACATTGATGGGAAGACGAAACACGGGATTTTGGAATTGCGCTTTTATATCAATAATTAA
- a CDS encoding HK97-gp10 family putative phage morphogenesis protein, which produces MVRIGITGYGDRGFERAISRFERYVIREVKRIVAETSEIIVSQAKALAPVAEIDGGNLRSSIEVKYYNSGLTAEIISGADYSLWVEFGTGVYATGPGGGRTDPWVYFNEKTQQWTFTRGMPAQPFWRPALEQGRDHFEREMRRLG; this is translated from the coding sequence ATGGTTAGAATCGGGATCACCGGTTATGGTGACAGGGGCTTTGAACGGGCTATTAGTCGGTTTGAGAGGTACGTCATACGTGAGGTGAAACGGATTGTCGCGGAGACTTCTGAGATTATTGTCTCACAAGCCAAGGCTTTGGCACCAGTTGCTGAAATAGATGGCGGAAACCTTAGAAGTTCAATTGAAGTAAAGTACTATAATAGCGGACTGACAGCAGAGATAATATCTGGGGCAGATTATAGTTTGTGGGTAGAGTTTGGTACAGGCGTATATGCTACTGGTCCAGGAGGCGGACGTACTGATCCATGGGTGTATTTTAACGAGAAAACACAACAGTGGACTTTTACTCGAGGCATGCCTGCTCAACCTTTCTGGAGACCAGCTCTTGAACAAGGAAGAGATCACTTTGAACGAGAAATGAGAAGGTTGGGGTAA
- a CDS encoding phage head closure protein, with protein sequence MIEAYEQFPHTITFVHQTNVLDGAGGWETGWDTYDTSEALVTPISSREFGQSSQTRNPIEYEVYYPYRTDIKPEMRVIYEDEGETLAIKTRPMDQGGEHEVMMIECTFGDANG encoded by the coding sequence ATGATTGAGGCTTATGAACAATTTCCACATACTATCACATTCGTACATCAAACAAATGTCTTAGACGGCGCAGGAGGTTGGGAAACTGGTTGGGACACCTATGACACTAGTGAGGCACTTGTTACGCCTATCTCAAGCCGAGAATTCGGTCAGTCGTCTCAGACAAGAAATCCTATCGAGTATGAGGTTTATTATCCGTATCGAACAGATATTAAGCCGGAAATGCGCGTTATTTACGAAGACGAAGGTGAGACACTAGCCATCAAGACGCGTCCCATGGATCAAGGCGGTGAACACGAGGTAATGATGATCGAATGCACCTTTGGTGATGCGAATGGTTAG
- a CDS encoding phage head-tail connector protein, whose translation MTEQEMLAKVKEILQPKTDKHDEYLKTMIPLLTEFVSDKCNQEFSLEYNMPAGIILFIAKACEFNMGSSTIRSRTTGNVSYSYNTELPESVIKLLRPYKRLRFV comes from the coding sequence TTGACGGAACAGGAGATGCTAGCAAAGGTTAAGGAGATTCTACAACCGAAAACGGATAAGCATGATGAATATTTAAAAACTATGATTCCATTGCTAACAGAATTCGTTAGTGATAAATGTAATCAAGAATTTTCACTAGAGTACAATATGCCTGCAGGAATTATTTTGTTTATTGCTAAAGCATGTGAGTTTAATATGGGCTCAAGCACGATCAGAAGCCGGACAACGGGTAACGTGTCTTATTCATACAATACCGAGTTACCTGAGAGCGTGATAAAGCTTCTGAGGCCATATAAAAGGCTGAGATTCGTATGA
- a CDS encoding MBL fold metallo-hydrolase, whose amino-acid sequence MKLSVLVDNNTFIDRYFLGEPALSFFIEEDDKRILFDTGYSEVFIKNAEKMNIDLRDLDYVALSHGHVDHTWGLTHLIRLHMEAKNEKMMYNTPTVIGHPLIFNTKLVDPVGEIGSIISHEKLSKHFPIRLTKDPLWLTDRLVFLGEIKRIFDFEGNDFIGKVVTDQGEINDYIKDDTAIVYKSSEGLVIIVGCAHSGICNIIDYAKEVCQEERVVDIIGGFHLLNPTKKQLEKTVQYINELKPTKLHACHCTDLNSKLALSTVAAIQEVGVGLQLSYL is encoded by the coding sequence ATGAAATTATCCGTTTTAGTAGATAATAATACTTTTATTGATCGATATTTTTTAGGGGAACCAGCATTATCTTTTTTTATTGAAGAAGATGACAAGCGTATTCTTTTTGATACCGGATATTCTGAAGTTTTTATAAAGAATGCAGAAAAAATGAACATTGATTTAAGAGACCTCGATTATGTCGCATTATCACACGGACATGTAGATCATACATGGGGATTAACTCATTTAATTAGACTCCACATGGAAGCTAAAAATGAGAAAATGATGTACAACACTCCTACAGTTATTGGGCATCCGTTGATTTTTAATACAAAACTAGTTGATCCTGTAGGAGAGATAGGAAGTATCATATCCCATGAAAAGTTAAGTAAACACTTTCCAATTCGTTTAACTAAGGATCCATTATGGCTGACTGATCGATTAGTATTTCTAGGTGAAATTAAAAGAATATTTGATTTTGAAGGAAATGATTTTATAGGAAAAGTTGTTACAGATCAAGGGGAAATTAATGACTACATTAAGGATGATACAGCAATAGTTTATAAATCTTCAGAAGGGCTAGTTATTATCGTAGGGTGTGCACATTCTGGGATATGTAACATTATTGATTATGCTAAAGAAGTATGTCAGGAAGAAAGAGTAGTTGATATTATTGGAGGATTTCACCTTTTAAACCCAACAAAAAAGCAATTAGAAAAAACAGTCCAATATATAAATGAACTTAAACCTACTAAACTTCATGCTTGCCATTGTACAGATTTAAACTCTAAATTAGCTCTTTCAACAGTTGCAGCCATACAAGAAGTTGGAGTAGGCTTACAACTATCATATCTTTAG
- a CDS encoding DUF7210 family protein encodes MAEENKESRTRKVKVTLLKNVNLNGERFKKGDSLSLEKSKEDAFRDAGVVE; translated from the coding sequence ATGGCAGAAGAAAATAAAGAATCTAGAACAAGAAAGGTGAAAGTTACTTTATTAAAGAATGTCAATTTGAATGGGGAACGCTTTAAGAAAGGGGATTCCCTGTCACTAGAGAAAAGTAAGGAAGATGCATTTAGAGATGCTGGTGTCGTCGAATGA
- a CDS encoding major capsid protein — MNIFDLVSADYIASYYSEKASNRIPYLGATLFPAKKQLGLDLSWIKGANGLPVALMPSEFDSKATLRDRIGFTDVQTEMPFFRESMRIGERDRQQLNTLAASNMNDMAKTIVNRIYDDVSGLVNGAAVQPERMIMQLLSSGKIDIVANRVNYTYDYKMSDEHKEQLLDGARWSDTENSRPVEDIIAWQDKVEEDTGTRPTRAILTRKTWGYLMQNKSIRLDMNPTGGQNIIMTDAMLKQYFSSKVDVTFAIYNKKFITEDKTTKGFFPDDFFTLIPDGALGNTYFGTTPEESDLMAGNTDANVRIVNTGVAITSVKEPHPVNVNTIVSEIVLPSFESIDNIFIAQVN; from the coding sequence ATGAACATTTTCGATCTTGTTAGCGCTGATTATATTGCCTCTTACTACAGTGAGAAGGCATCAAACCGCATCCCATACCTTGGAGCAACACTATTCCCGGCAAAGAAACAACTTGGCTTAGATTTAAGCTGGATAAAAGGGGCAAACGGTTTACCAGTTGCTTTGATGCCATCTGAATTTGATTCCAAAGCGACTCTTCGTGATCGGATTGGATTTACAGATGTCCAAACAGAAATGCCGTTTTTCCGTGAATCTATGCGAATCGGTGAACGTGATCGTCAACAATTGAATACACTCGCTGCATCAAACATGAATGACATGGCGAAAACGATTGTAAATCGTATATATGATGATGTCTCAGGCCTTGTGAACGGAGCAGCTGTTCAACCTGAACGTATGATTATGCAACTTTTATCATCGGGTAAAATTGATATTGTTGCTAATCGTGTAAATTACACATATGACTACAAAATGTCCGATGAACACAAAGAACAGTTGCTAGACGGTGCCAGATGGTCTGATACCGAAAATTCTCGTCCTGTTGAAGATATTATCGCTTGGCAGGATAAAGTAGAAGAAGACACAGGAACACGTCCAACACGAGCTATTCTTACTCGAAAAACGTGGGGCTATCTCATGCAAAATAAAAGTATTCGCTTAGACATGAATCCAACAGGTGGACAAAACATCATCATGACAGATGCCATGTTAAAGCAATATTTCAGTTCGAAAGTTGATGTGACATTCGCTATTTATAACAAGAAATTTATCACAGAGGATAAAACGACGAAAGGTTTCTTCCCAGATGATTTCTTTACATTAATTCCTGATGGTGCTTTAGGAAACACGTACTTTGGTACAACTCCAGAGGAATCTGATCTTATGGCAGGCAACACAGATGCTAATGTCCGCATTGTTAATACTGGTGTAGCCATTACATCTGTCAAAGAACCACATCCAGTAAACGTGAATACGATCGTCTCTGAGATTGTCCTACCATCCTTTGAATCTATCGATAACATCTTTATTGCTCAAGTCAATTAA
- a CDS encoding DUF4355 domain-containing protein has product MKLEDVKKFLAENKDQDDVKAYLGELSAVSADKVKGFLDTADGKRLIQPRLDSYFTKGLETWKQNNLESLIEEEVKKRNPEKSQEQKEIEKLRKQIEDAEKARNRESLVNKALKVAKEKNLPDGIIDFFIGDDEETTTANLAKFEEVYSKGVQAAVDKKFKDSGRQLPGQSGSGEGADYGKQLAKDFAENNKGLEDAQKSYFE; this is encoded by the coding sequence ATGAAATTAGAAGATGTTAAGAAGTTTCTTGCTGAAAATAAAGATCAAGACGATGTCAAAGCGTATCTTGGAGAACTTTCTGCCGTATCAGCTGATAAGGTGAAAGGTTTCTTGGATACTGCCGATGGAAAACGACTCATTCAACCACGTTTAGATAGCTATTTTACGAAGGGGCTTGAAACGTGGAAGCAAAACAACCTGGAATCGTTGATCGAGGAAGAAGTAAAAAAGCGTAATCCAGAGAAATCACAAGAACAAAAAGAAATTGAAAAACTCCGTAAACAAATTGAAGACGCTGAAAAAGCACGTAACCGTGAATCATTAGTCAATAAAGCCTTGAAGGTTGCAAAAGAAAAGAACCTTCCAGACGGCATTATTGACTTTTTTATTGGTGATGATGAGGAAACGACAACGGCTAACCTTGCAAAGTTTGAAGAGGTGTATAGCAAAGGTGTACAAGCTGCCGTTGATAAAAAATTCAAGGATTCAGGTCGCCAATTACCAGGTCAAAGTGGTTCGGGTGAAGGTGCCGATTACGGGAAACAACTAGCTAAGGATTTTGCAGAAAACAACAAAGGGCTTGAAGATGCTCAAAAATCTTATTTTGAATAA
- a CDS encoding phage minor head protein produces the protein MTVTRNQQEIDKLLDQMIQTAEKDIDKAFAKRLKDILAQIAEMYRKYSEGGELTITALNKFNRYQKEMALISEQMTEHYKYLLQSMQELMEKTYLENYLRSAFLYEFESQQLMNYSIPSAQLLKTAIRNPIPKLTLPKLMETHRNEIVRRIGIEITQGLLAGEDYSRMARRIENTVNFSRNKARNVAVTEGGRVQTVSRLDSADQASKYADLEKAWNSTLDSHTRSSHRSLDGQKADDEGYFHIRGLKTKGPHLFGVASEDINCRCAVIFLVNGKFPEVRRARNYEDPKYQQKIADRMDRLLADGFTEKQAEKLATKEISPPSMKVPWMSYEAWLDNRFLL, from the coding sequence ATGACAGTGACCAGGAACCAGCAGGAGATCGATAAACTATTAGACCAAATGATTCAAACGGCTGAAAAGGACATTGACAAGGCGTTTGCCAAGCGATTGAAGGACATTCTGGCTCAAATAGCCGAGATGTATCGAAAGTATTCGGAAGGTGGAGAACTTACGATAACTGCCTTAAATAAATTCAATCGTTATCAGAAGGAAATGGCTCTCATTTCCGAACAGATGACGGAGCATTACAAGTATTTGCTCCAATCTATGCAAGAATTGATGGAGAAAACCTACTTGGAAAACTATCTTCGTTCTGCTTTTCTCTATGAGTTTGAAAGCCAGCAGTTGATGAATTACTCGATTCCTTCAGCACAATTGCTTAAAACAGCTATTCGAAATCCGATTCCCAAGCTCACATTGCCGAAGTTGATGGAAACACATCGGAACGAGATTGTAAGAAGAATAGGTATTGAAATCACACAGGGATTGCTTGCTGGTGAAGATTATTCAAGAATGGCAAGGAGAATTGAAAACACCGTCAATTTTAGCCGGAACAAAGCCAGGAACGTCGCTGTTACCGAAGGGGGAAGGGTGCAAACCGTCAGCCGTTTAGATAGTGCAGACCAAGCTTCTAAGTATGCTGACTTGGAAAAGGCGTGGAATTCTACCTTAGATTCTCATACAAGAAGCTCTCACAGAAGCTTAGATGGACAAAAGGCTGATGATGAGGGTTATTTTCATATCCGGGGATTAAAGACAAAGGGACCGCATCTATTCGGTGTTGCTTCAGAGGATATCAACTGCAGATGTGCTGTTATTTTCCTTGTGAATGGCAAGTTTCCGGAGGTAAGACGTGCTCGTAACTATGAAGATCCCAAGTATCAGCAGAAAATAGCTGATAGAATGGATCGATTGTTAGCTGATGGATTTACTGAGAAACAGGCCGAAAAGCTTGCTACAAAAGAAATCAGTCCTCCAAGTATGAAGGTTCCTTGGATGTCTTATGAAGCATGGCTTGATAACAGGTTCTTGTTATAA
- a CDS encoding phage portal protein: protein MNLNRYIDKIKNTGITKEIVMELISADKKDHDRIKKLYERYKSEPEGVPILERTPFKMDLSEKEKIQRIDDKVNNRLANAFDAEIVDTKIGYMFGHPITYEFDDKREPGTTSPINDMIDSFNVRNHVEDEDSELGKMAAICGKAARLIYIDTEGNERIKNIDPWQVIFLGDNISEPTYSLWYYKDANGFQAAEFYDDSTVYFFRSNESGELQLSEQKAHMFDFNPLFGLANNKELMGDAERVLTLIDAYNRTLSDASNEIEQYRLAYLILKGMGADEDTLERMKKSGIIELFDEKDDVSYLTKDINDALIEHHLDRLEKNIIRLSKSVNFDDESFSGNSSGVAIKYKLQALENKCITLERKMTSTLRYQFKVLFSAWSKRNGVAQEDYLKVWFSFKRNLPENVLEEAQATAALRGQVSEETRLSKLSFVDDVQFEIRKMEEEQDEYARHLQPLGGEDDSDQEPAGDR, encoded by the coding sequence ATGAACCTAAATCGGTACATTGACAAGATCAAAAACACAGGGATCACAAAAGAGATTGTTATGGAATTGATCTCAGCAGATAAAAAAGATCACGATCGAATTAAAAAACTCTATGAACGATATAAATCAGAACCAGAAGGCGTACCGATCTTAGAACGGACGCCTTTTAAAATGGACTTGTCGGAAAAAGAAAAAATTCAAAGGATAGACGATAAGGTTAATAATCGGTTAGCAAATGCTTTTGATGCCGAAATTGTCGATACAAAGATTGGTTACATGTTTGGCCATCCGATCACATATGAGTTTGATGATAAAAGGGAACCGGGAACTACTTCACCGATCAATGACATGATCGATTCGTTTAATGTGCGCAATCATGTGGAGGATGAGGACTCAGAACTTGGAAAGATGGCCGCAATTTGTGGTAAGGCAGCAAGGCTAATCTACATCGATACCGAAGGCAATGAGCGAATCAAGAATATCGATCCTTGGCAGGTTATTTTTCTAGGCGACAACATAAGCGAGCCTACCTATTCGCTTTGGTATTACAAGGATGCCAATGGGTTTCAAGCTGCGGAATTTTACGATGATTCGACGGTTTATTTCTTTCGATCTAATGAAAGTGGAGAACTGCAGCTTAGTGAGCAAAAAGCGCATATGTTTGACTTCAATCCTCTATTCGGCCTTGCCAACAACAAAGAATTAATGGGGGATGCAGAACGTGTTCTAACTCTGATTGATGCCTACAATCGAACATTGTCAGATGCAAGTAATGAGATAGAACAATATCGTTTGGCTTATCTCATTTTAAAGGGAATGGGAGCCGATGAAGATACGCTTGAGCGTATGAAGAAGTCAGGAATCATCGAATTATTTGATGAAAAAGATGATGTTTCGTATTTGACGAAAGATATCAACGATGCATTGATCGAGCACCATTTAGATCGGTTAGAGAAGAACATCATCCGTCTTTCAAAGTCAGTAAATTTTGATGACGAAAGCTTTTCTGGTAATAGTTCAGGTGTTGCTATTAAATACAAGTTGCAAGCATTAGAAAATAAATGTATCACCTTAGAGAGAAAGATGACTTCAACGCTAAGGTATCAATTTAAAGTCTTATTTTCAGCATGGAGTAAACGGAATGGGGTGGCACAAGAAGATTATTTGAAAGTTTGGTTTAGCTTTAAGAGAAACCTTCCTGAAAACGTCCTTGAAGAAGCACAGGCAACAGCTGCACTTAGGGGACAAGTGAGTGAAGAAACTCGTTTGAGCAAGCTCTCATTTGTCGATGACGTACAATTTGAGATAAGGAAAATGGAAGAGGAACAAGATGAATACGCCCGTCATTTGCAACCGTTAGGCGGTGAAGATGACAGTGACCAGGAACCAGCAGGAGATCGATAA
- a CDS encoding PBSX family phage terminase large subunit encodes MELTPKQIDVVESVRVEDPKILILSGAKRAGKTYVAILLFLALVAKFEAKGLSFIIGGATYSSIWRNILNDMEGIIGKDIKLDKTNAFELFGNKIYVFDGSKSDSWKKARGFTAAGALMNEGTALHDSFVKEVISRCSYKGARIIMDTNPENPAHSVKEDYIDKDGQTLASGHLNIRAFHFTLYDNIFLDPEYVESIVASTPTGMFTDRDIFGQWVAAEGVIYKDFYQKIHYVSSKEIENKRFVKHFAGVDWGYEHPGSIVVIGEDDQGDFYVLEEHAKQHEEIDYWVKIAKGIKERYGNINFYCDSARPEHVKRFRREHIRAFNADKSIISGIEEVARLLKLNKLYIVKDKVDLFKKEIFLYVWNETTGEPVKLWDDVLDSIRYAIYTHNRPSRRRGD; translated from the coding sequence ATGGAATTAACTCCAAAGCAGATTGATGTTGTCGAGAGTGTTCGTGTTGAAGATCCAAAAATACTCATTCTCAGTGGCGCAAAGCGTGCTGGAAAGACTTATGTTGCTATCCTCTTGTTTTTGGCTCTTGTGGCTAAATTTGAGGCGAAGGGATTATCATTCATCATTGGTGGCGCGACTTATTCTAGTATTTGGCGTAACATCCTAAACGACATGGAAGGTATCATCGGCAAAGATATTAAGCTTGATAAGACAAATGCCTTTGAATTGTTTGGTAATAAAATCTATGTGTTTGATGGATCGAAATCAGATTCATGGAAAAAAGCAAGGGGCTTTACAGCAGCAGGTGCTTTAATGAACGAAGGTACAGCCTTACATGATTCCTTCGTGAAAGAGGTTATTTCTCGTTGCTCTTATAAAGGTGCAAGAATCATTATGGATACCAACCCTGAGAACCCGGCGCATTCTGTTAAAGAAGATTACATCGATAAAGATGGGCAAACACTAGCCAGTGGCCATTTAAATATCAGAGCATTTCACTTCACTCTCTACGACAATATTTTTTTGGATCCTGAATATGTGGAAAGCATTGTTGCATCAACACCCACAGGAATGTTTACAGACCGTGACATATTTGGTCAATGGGTCGCAGCAGAAGGTGTTATTTATAAGGATTTTTATCAGAAGATTCATTATGTATCATCAAAAGAGATTGAGAATAAACGATTTGTTAAACATTTTGCTGGTGTTGACTGGGGTTACGAACATCCTGGTTCCATTGTTGTCATTGGTGAGGATGATCAAGGTGACTTTTACGTACTAGAAGAACACGCCAAACAGCATGAAGAGATTGATTATTGGGTTAAAATCGCTAAAGGTATTAAAGAACGCTATGGAAATATTAATTTTTATTGTGATTCAGCACGTCCTGAACATGTGAAACGTTTTAGACGTGAACATATTAGAGCATTCAACGCTGATAAATCTATTATTTCAGGAATCGAAGAAGTGGCGAGGCTCTTAAAATTAAACAAATTATATATCGTGAAAGATAAAGTGGATCTCTTCAAAAAAGAGATCTTTTTATATGTCTGGAATGAAACGACTGGTGAACCTGTGAAGTTATGGGATGACGTATTAGACTCCATCCGTTATGCCATTTACACACACAATAGACCATCACGAAGGAGGGGAGACTAA
- the terS gene encoding phage terminase small subunit, with protein MNWQQIREEYENSSITLKALAEKYGVKLGTLKSRKSREGWSRNATSTKKDATNQIRDATPKKRKKQVNRSGNPNPSNKFPKRNSFAKTHGMFSKYLPEDTLEIIESMDERSAADLIWDQIQIQYAAIIRAQQIMFVQDKDELTKELKKTKESDMASEEEYEIQFAWDRHATFLNAQSRAMSELRSLIKQFNELAHEDDERRLKLEQMRLGIEKTKAEINKLNKSEGDEETQKDVAAALRGLVNGINSKAD; from the coding sequence ATGAACTGGCAGCAGATTAGAGAAGAATATGAGAATTCATCCATCACATTAAAGGCTCTAGCTGAAAAATACGGTGTTAAACTTGGTACTCTAAAAAGCAGAAAGAGCCGTGAAGGATGGTCGAGAAATGCAACCTCAACCAAAAAGGATGCAACCAATCAGATTAGGGATGCAACTCCTAAAAAACGTAAAAAACAAGTAAATCGGAGTGGAAATCCTAATCCGTCAAACAAATTCCCAAAACGCAACAGCTTTGCTAAAACTCACGGCATGTTCTCAAAGTATCTACCAGAGGACACGCTTGAGATCATAGAAAGCATGGATGAGCGTTCGGCAGCTGATTTAATTTGGGATCAGATACAGATTCAGTATGCTGCCATCATTCGGGCACAGCAAATTATGTTTGTGCAGGATAAAGATGAACTAACAAAAGAGCTCAAGAAAACGAAAGAGTCTGATATGGCATCTGAAGAAGAATATGAGATTCAATTTGCCTGGGATCGTCATGCTACTTTCCTAAATGCCCAATCACGGGCGATGAGCGAACTTAGAAGTTTGATCAAGCAGTTTAATGAGCTAGCACATGAGGATGATGAAAGAAGATTGAAGCTGGAACAAATGAGACTTGGTATCGAGAAAACGAAAGCTGAAATCAACAAACTCAACAAATCAGAAGGTGACGAAGAAACCCAAAAGGATGTTGCTGCTGCTTTAAGGGGGTTAGTCAATGGAATTAACTCCAAAGCAGATTGA
- a CDS encoding DUF6731 family protein — protein sequence MNQKKIRFEYYHVVFRKKDDRQAQRDRLFDLSQWMRKAKQKSLEARTFNYRQEKARLDDTYWDDELKFYFLHFLRLRDTIPATATVTTKVEPLELEDDEFIGEEATALYDEVNHVLMLQRNKYSLGPEGIEEYLNILWDSEDETIYLRPICPPNVFEMAKKSSEYRKINLRFADLKTVESSQRLIDKFKSPLGSILSNFEKFDGVNAQVTITVGNTKSSLNTDTISDNLSDIEENSEYFSRAELVRRPEDDDTRVELIDLFAHKAHDFCTFRMERREHLSHHAIAKEMWIIYSANEECKNRQRVISSYLRN from the coding sequence ATGAACCAGAAAAAAATAAGATTTGAATATTATCATGTAGTTTTTAGAAAAAAAGATGACAGACAAGCACAGAGGGATAGACTTTTTGACTTATCTCAGTGGATGAGGAAAGCCAAACAAAAATCATTAGAAGCAAGAACGTTTAATTATCGTCAGGAAAAAGCTAGACTAGATGATACGTATTGGGATGACGAATTAAAATTTTATTTTTTGCATTTTCTAAGACTTAGGGATACTATTCCAGCAACAGCAACGGTCACAACCAAAGTTGAACCCTTAGAGCTAGAAGATGATGAGTTTATCGGAGAAGAAGCTACTGCACTATATGATGAAGTTAATCATGTTTTAATGTTACAAAGGAATAAGTACAGTCTTGGTCCAGAAGGCATTGAAGAATATCTAAATATACTTTGGGATTCAGAAGACGAAACGATATATTTGAGACCAATTTGTCCTCCGAATGTTTTTGAGATGGCTAAAAAGTCATCAGAGTACAGAAAAATTAATTTGAGATTTGCTGATTTGAAAACAGTCGAAAGTTCACAACGGCTAATCGATAAATTTAAATCACCTCTTGGATCAATTCTCTCGAATTTTGAGAAATTTGATGGAGTAAATGCGCAAGTCACAATTACTGTAGGGAATACAAAAAGCTCTTTAAATACAGATACTATTTCAGATAATCTGTCAGATATTGAGGAAAATAGTGAATACTTTTCAAGAGCAGAATTAGTTAGAAGACCAGAGGATGATGATACAAGGGTTGAATTAATTGATCTCTTTGCTCATAAAGCACATGATTTTTGTACTTTTAGAATGGAGAGGCGAGAGCACTTGAGTCATCATGCTATAGCAAAAGAAATGTGGATTATATATAGTGCTAACGAAGAGTGTAAAAATAGGCAAAGAGTTATTAGTTCCTATTTAAGAAATTAA